The DNA sequence GCATAGCCGCCACAACCACCAGCAGCCCAGGCCCAGTCCAATCAAGCCTCCATCGCATAGCCATTCGAGGTAGTCGTTATGTGCCTCGTGGGCGGCAAGCAGGGGGCGTGGTGGGTATTGGAAGTGGAGAAAAATTTCCCGCCAACCGCCCAAGCCCACCCCGAACAGCGGATAGGCACGCCACAGCGCCAAGCTGGCTCGCCAGACCTGCAAGCGCTCCTCCATCGCAGCGCCGAAACTATACGGTGCCATCCGCTGGCTGGCCACACCCCAGGCCCCGCCGCTGGACATCAGCAGTAGGGACAATGAGGCAGCGGCGGCTAGGGCCGAGGCTGCGATGGCCCATCGCCAACTAGGCGAGAAACGATCCAAGAACAGTTGGAAGAAGACCACGCTTGCGAAAATTGCGGCAACCCAACTGCTCCGGCTCAGGGTCAGGACTAGCGCCAAGACCATTACCAAGGCGCCGAGAGCAAAGAGCGGGCGGATGCGGCCCGCAAGCCGCTCGCTTACTAGTAGGCGGGGAGCGCTGAGACCCGCGAGCAGGAGCGGTAGCAGCATGACCAGAAAAGTGCCGAAATGGTCGGGGTCGACAAACGGTCCCCGGGCCCGCCGCAGTGCCAAGTTGGGACCAGTCCAATCACGGGGAACCAGCATCCATAGGATGCGCCCGTTCCAGGTCAACTCCTCGATGATACCAACTATTGCATAGGCACAGCCGATCGCGCACAGGGCCAACACACATCGCGAGACGAAGTGCCGGCTAGCAACCGCCTCGTCTCCGCCAGCGCCGCAAGGATAGTAGGCGACGATTAGTAGAAGCATGCTGTATCCGAGTAATTTCAGCAGCGCGGCGCCGGCGAATTGGGGCGCCAGCGCGAGCGGCCGCCAAATCCGTTCCGCGGCCGCCGCGGACCCCACCAACTGGGGGTAGGGCGGCGCGCTCGGCCATCCCGGCAGGGTTGTTCGATACAGCCGATAAGTATGCGGACTAAGCAGAGCCAGCAGCCATGGTGGCAACGGCAGGCAGGTAAAGGCCACTAGCACCAGCACCGCGCTCATGGGAGCAAGCAGATAGCGCAGCGCTTTTGAACGGGCATCGGAACGCCCTGGATCCGCGCTCAGCTTTATCATCCATAGCGTGCTCAGGATGAAACAGCAGGCCTCGGCCCAACAGTAGATTGCGGCATGGGTGGCGCCCAAAACCAGAGGTACCAGGGCCGCCAGTCCGATCACTCCACCCAGCAGCGCGCGATCGATCCTGCCTGCCCATGGATGGATCGCCAAGCCTGGCCGCGGCCCATTCCATGACTTATCCGAGGGGACAAGAGAAGAGATGCGACGTTTGGGGACCGAGCTCATGGTATGCACGCCATCGCCGTTATCGATCCGATGGACGATGGCCACACGGCCTGAGCGCGCCGGGTGGCGTCTCAGTAATCGTTGGAATAGTCGGAGTGGTAATAGTGATCGTAATAAGAGTAAGCGTGGATCTGTTGCAGGTTGACTTTGTTCAACACCGTGCCCAAAACGTGCGCGCGTGCGTACTCAAGTCTGCTGCAAGCGGTCTTTACCACCTGCTTGGGCGTGCGCTGCTGATCTACGACCACGATTACACCGTCCATGATGGTGGAAAGTACGATGGAATCGCTCACCGGCATAATCGGGGGCGAGTCCACGACGATATAGTCGAAGTGCTGTTCTAGAAAGTTGAGCGTCTCCAGCATCTTGGGCGAACCCAGCAGTTCCGAGGGATTTGGCGGCAGGCTGCCGCTGGAGAGCAGATAGAGAAAATCCACCGGCTCTGGCGTGCCGGTTTCAGGGTGGCCATTGTTGCCATGAAGCGCCGCTTGCGCCCGTTCCTGGGCAAGACGACGGCGGATATCCGCCAGCCATGAGTCGGTCTCCACCGCGTTCTCGCTCTGAGTGACAGGCTCGGACATGGAGCGGGATGGGGGCGCGGCTTTGCGCGCTGCCGGTACCGCGCGCAGGACGTCAAGCACGCCGACTTGCCCGGTTAGTACCTCGGTCAAGCCCGCTTCATTGGACATCCGCAAAACCTCGTGAGCGCGCGGATGGCGCAAATCGGCGTCAATTATCAGGACCCGCACGCCGAGCTGGGAAAAAATGATGCCGGCGTTGATCGCCGTTACCGTCTTGCCCTCGGCCGGAGTGGCGCTGGTGAAGAGCAGACTTCTGGGCGGCTGGCCGGCGCGCGAGAGCAGGATGCGCGTGCGCAAGACCCGATAGGCTTCGGTGGCGCGCGAGAAGTTGCCGGTGGATAATACCAGTTCACCCGAGACCTGCTCGGGTTCCTCGGGTGGCTCTAGATAGCGGCTGGAGTATCCTCCGCGGCTGCTGACCTGACTGAAGTTGGGTACCGTGACCAAACTGGGTAGGCGCAAATATCGCTCGACCTCTTCGCCGTCCTTAAGCGTGTTGTCCAGGTAGTCGAGCAGAAAGGCCAGCGCGACGCCGCCGCTGAGCCCCAGAACGACGCTCAATAAAATGGTTTGGCGAACTTTGGGCGCCGAGGGCGTGCGTGGGACTTCGGCCTGATCGACGATCGATACGTTGGAGGCCTGCGAGCCCTCGGAGACTCCCAGGTCCTTGATTCGTTGCAAGACCGCGTCGTAAAGCTGGCGGTTGGTTTCCACCTCGCGCTGCAAAATCGAATACTGCGCGGCGGCGTCGTTGAGCTTCAGCGCCATGCTGCGTTCATTGTCGAGCTCGGCCTGTAGCTTGTTGACGTTGTCCTGGGCCTGCTGATACTCGGCCTCCAGACCGCTAATGACCACGCCTATCTGTTGGGACAGGGTGCGACGAGCCTGGGCGAGTTTGGCCGCCAACTCCGCCAGCGGCGGAAAATCAGGTTTGAACTGCTGGGCCATCCCCGCATATTCGGTTTGCAGATGAGTGATCTGCTCTTGCAATTGCATGATCGCGGGGTCTTTCACCACCTGGGGCAGAGAATCGTAGGAATGGCGATGGATCAGGTCGGCGCTGGCTTGCAGGGCCAGCAGATGGACTTGAGCCTGGGTCAGGTCGTGACTGAGCTCAGCCAGCCGATCCAGCACGATGGCGTTCTTTCCGTCCACCGACATCAGCCCAGGTACGATCCCGTTTTGGCGGCGAAAATCATTGAGTGCCTGTTCTGAGCGCTCCAACTTCTCCTTCAGATCGACCAGCCGCTGCTGTAAGAAACGCTGCGCCGCCACGTTGGTCTGATTCTGCAGCTCGATCCCCTCGCGAATATAGGCCTGGGCGTGGGCATTGGCGATCTCCGCCGCCACCACCGGATCGCTGTAAGTGTAGGAGATCTGCACTAGGCTCGTATCGGCCACCGGCGAGATGGTTAGGCCACCCAGGTAGGCATCGATCATAGCCGAGGGAACGCCCGGTGACGCTGATACGGTGGAAAGCGGGGCGGGGGGCGATGCCAACTTGGTGGCGGGATGCATTCCCAGGATCTGCTTTACGCGCTGGTAGAGCATGGCGTGAATTCGCATCCACCAACTCGGTTGGGCTCGGCCCTGAGCATGAGCAAAAACCGCTTGCAGGTTTTCGCTTTGAATCACGCTGGCCGCTAACGAGCGGCTTCGCAAGACGCTGTATTGAGTCTTGTAAAAATTGTCATAAAGCTCTTCCGCGGCATCGGAATCAGCCAAGTCGCCGCGGAAGGCCATCGTGTCGGGCGCGCGCGGCTTGATCAGCACGGTGGAGGAGGCGGTATAGACCCGCGGCGTCATGCTGACCCGCAGTCCGCTGAGGGTTACCACCCCCACCGTGATGGCGGCGATCATGATCAGATGGCGCAAGACCGGGCGCAGGGTGGCGCGTAAATCGAACTCCCGTTGGGGCAGTTCGATATAGCCCATCATGGGCTCCGCGGTCGCCGGCACCATAACCTCACGGTGCGAGGATTTGGAAGATGGATTCAAGCTCGCTCTCATCACTAGGGCGTAGGAATCGCCACCCCGTAGCCCAGCCTCGATACCACGTTATAGACCACATAGGGTCCAATTTTCACATTGGAATATGGCACCGAGATTACGTCGTTGGCGAGCACCGCAGGGTCCTTCTCCTGCCCCGCACGGACTTTGTACAAGTTGACCGGGATGACCAAGCGGCGGCCATCCTTGAGGCTGCGATAAAGATGGACGTTGGCTTCGTTGGCCGCGAACATCGGTCCGCCAGAGGCCCCGATTGCGCCCATTACGGTCATGCCGGAGACCACCTTGATATGGCCCGGGCTGACTACCCAACCGGTGACCGAGACTTCGCCTCCGCCCGGCACCAAAATTACGTCGCCCGGGCGCACTGGCAGGTTGAGATAGTTTTCGCTTCCGCCCAGATTGACGCTGCCCACCGGAATCATGATCGGATCGTCGCCGGCTAGAAAAGGCAGCGGCAGATTACGCTTGCCGGTAACCTTGCTCACGTCGGAGAGCGCTGCTAGCGATAGCCTGTTTAGCGCCGAGGGAATCAGGATGATTTGATCGGCGGCTTCGGCGGTGCGCCCGCCGGCGCGCGAGAGCATGTCCAGGATGGTATCGGTGGGGCCGGCCACGGTGATCAGGCCAGGATAGCGCACCGCTCCCTCCACCGCCGCCTGGCGGCTGCGGTACTCCTTGACGAACACGTCGACTTGAGGGTTGTACATGTAGCGCTGGAGCTTCTTCATTAACTCCTGGCGCACCTGTGATTCGGTCAATCCGCCCACCTGTACCACCCCGATCAGAGGCAAGGCGATGGTGTTATCGCCCTCGACCCGAAAGGAGCGGTCTTTGAGTTCATCGACGGTCGGTACCGATACCTGCAAGATGTCGCCAGGGCCGATAGGAAATTCCGAGGACAGGTTGGAAGTCCGCTCTTTCCACAGGGCGAACAGGCGGGTCAGATCCTGATCCGCCCCTTTGGGTACCGAAACGTCCAGCGTGGTGCTCGGGCCGGCCGCGGTCGTGGCGTCGGTTGGCTGCGCCGTTGCAGGCGCGGGTGTTGGCGGGGCCACCGAGGCGCATCCGCTTAGCAGCCCGATCAGCAAAGCCGTCGCGACTGGATGCTTGTGCAAACCGACGCGCATGGATCTTCTGATGTCGGGGTTAGGACTCATTGACTTCCAATGGTTGGCAGGGGCGAATAATCAGGATGATGGCGATGACGGCTTGGGCGGCGCGGGCGGCGCCGGCGCAACGCTACCGGCGATCGCCGGCAAGGCTCCGCTGTTCACTGAAGGATTAGGGTTGACGGTCTGGGCCACGCTGTTAGCCGCGCTGCCGGCGGTATTGCCGACTTGGGTCAGCCCGGCCCCATAAGGCAGCGGTTCGCCCGCCAGCCCGGCCTCGACTTCCGGCTGATTGACCAACCCCGCTTGCTGGGTTGCCAGCGCCGTGCCGTTGGCGCCCACTACCCAATTGATAGTCTGTCCAGCGCCCTGCAATTGGGCCTCGACTTCCGAACCACCCGCGGCGGCCGGCCCGCTACCCGTGACCCCGGCCAATTTGACGGTGTAATCTCCGGGCGGCAGATTGGTGACCGAATAGGTGCCATCGGCCTGCGTGATGCCAGTTGCCACTACCTTGCCGCTGGCATTGAGCACTACCACCTGGGCGTGGACAACCGGCTGCCCGTTGACCGTGGTCACGGAGCCTACCACGTCGGCCGCCAATGCTCCCGTGGTTTGCACTAGCAATATCGCCGCCGCCAATAAAATTCCTGTTCTCGCCATGCTTTTTCGCGCTAGCGCTTTCGTCCCGGGGTTTTGCCGCGGCGGCACGCCAGGGGAACGGCAAAGAAGCGTCCGCCCTCCCGCTGTTCGGGCGCGCTTTTTCCTGGCCCCTCTCCATCGCAACAAACGCTTACAGGCCGTTCCTCCCAACTTAACTAGTGGATCGATTTAAGTAAACACTTACGCTTGCCCCGTCGAGCAGTCAAGGGATGGTTTGGGCGGGGTTTGGGATAAGCAAGTTTTGCTGCGGCCCAATACACCCATGTTGGCATTTTACTGCAATGTTTTGACGAAGATCCAGCTCCAGTCCAGGGTGAGTTTTGTTCCTAAAAAAATGTCTTGGAGCAACAAAACGAACTCCTCGTTTTGGGGTAGGATCTTCCGGCCAACGTCCAGGATTGGCCGCCGCAAAAACGCTTTAGAATTAATTGGGCGTCGAGTTCAGTCCGATCGCCCGCCAAGCTATCCGCAGCGGATGGATCAGGTAATACAGCGCGAACAGAGCCGGCGGCAGCGGCAGTGCCGCCCAATCCAGCATCGTGGGTGCAAACAAACGAGCCAGGCAGAAGCGAGCGCGGTGGTGGTCCAGCAAGCGCAGTGGGGTAAGAAAATCTGCGCGCAAGCCGCCCCGCGGGGGGGCGCCGCTTAGGAGCATGCGCTCGATTCGGCGCACATTGAGGCTCACCGCGGCGTCGGCAGCGGCCAGATTCAACGGCGATTGCGGTACCGCGGCATTGAGCAGGCGGGCGCTGAGCGCCAGGCCCACCAGCAACATCCGGCCGCATCCCAGGTGTTGCGCGCGGGCGGTCAAGTCCTCCCAATCAAGCGGATGGGCCCCGATCATCCGAGCCAGGTCGGAGAGCCAGTCCAAGCGCGGCCAGCCGTGGCGGGCGGAATGCACGCACAGCATCAGGACGCAGTCGGCGGGGGCCATCGCTGGCACTTGCCGCTCCCCGATTGGCAGCGGGCGGGCACGCGCCAGCAGATCGTCCGCGCTCGGCACGTAATCGAAATAGGGCGGATTGAGATGCCAGTGGAGATCGATCACCGCCTCGTTGCGCGGCGAGACAAAGGCCTCCTCGTAATGGAGCAGAAAGCGGCTGAATTGTTTCTGGGGCAAACCCAAGGCTGAGCGGTAACCCGCTGCTCGCAAGGCACTCAAAGCGCGAATGTGCTGAGTGGGCCGCACCAGCAGGTCGAGGTCGTCGAATTCGCGCAGCCCGATATCGCCGTAGGCGGCTTGTGCCAATACCGGCCCCTTGAAGGGCAACGCCGCTACGCCCGCCGCCTCCAGCACCGCCACGGTCTGAAGCAGGCTTTGAGTCATCACCAGGTTGCGCAGGCGTAGCAACCGCGCGGCGTTGGCCAGGCGAGCGCGAATCGAGGCGGGCACCAGCCCCGACGAGATCGACCGAAGCCCTTGTTGCAGCAAGGGCAGGACCCGATGCGAGGCACACAACGCGATCAGCGGCTCCCACAGCTTCTGCTCCTGCGCTTGACGGGCGATCCGTTCGAAGTCCGAGCTTGTAGCCACCACCCGAACCGCGTCCAGCATCAGTCGTGCCACCGGGGATGCGCTGGCGGAGTACTCTTCGGCGAGCTGCTTGGCGCTCACCCCTCGTTCACCCTAGCCACTTTCACGCTGGAATTATAACCCTGGCCCCGCCAGCTCGGCGACCAACGCCCAAGATGGGCTCCGCCGCTTGCCCCGAGGTCTGGGCTGAGTGACATTAGCCCGGCGCGCAAGGAGAGCCAGCCTGGGATGAGTGGGATAGCGGCGTTTTACCGGCGCACGGGGGAGGCGGTAGAACCTCCGGTCATAGACCGAATGCTCGATGCGCTGGCCCATCGCGGTCCCGACGCTCGCGGCGCCTGGTGCCGGGATGCGGTTGGGATGGGCCAGGTCGCGCTGCATGCCACCCCTGAAGCGTTGTGCGAGCGTCAGCCGTTGCATAGCGCCGAAGGCGAAGTGAGCCTGGTATTCGATGGCCGGTTGGATAATCGCGAGGAGTTGCGTGCGTCGCTGGCCGCCGTGGCGATCATGCCGCGCGATGACAGCGACGCCGAGTTGGTGCTGGGCGCCTATCGCCGCTGGGGCCCGGAGTGCGCGGCCCAGCTATTGGGAGATTTCGCCCTGGCGCTGTGGGATGGCGCGCGCCGGCAGTGGTTTTGCGCGCGCGACATCCTGGGCGTCAAGCCGCTGTGTTACTTCGCCGACCACCAACTGTTTCTGTGCGCCTCGGAGATACCCGCCCTGTTCGCCGCGGGCCTGCCGGTGCCCGAACCCAACGAGGGGCTGGTAGGCGAGTATCTGAGCGATTGCGTCAGCAGCCGGGCGGAGACGCTATACCAGAACATCTTCCGGCTGCCGCCGGCCCATTACCTGATTGTCGGCGCGCGCAGCCTGCATCTACAGCGTTATTTCGAACTCGATCCCGGCCGCCGTCTGCGCTATCGCAGCGATCGCGAATATGCCGACCATTTCCGCGTGGTGTTGGAAACCGCCATTCGTTGTCGCCTGCGCAGCCACCGCCCGATTGCTGTGTATCTCAGCGGGGGCCTGGATTCCTCTTCGATCGTGGGGCTGATGGCGGATATGCAGCATGACGGCCGCGGGACAGGGACGGGCTTTCGTACCTTCTCGATGGTCAACCCAGGTCAAGCCGGCGACGAGAGTTGTTACATTCGTGCGGTTTTGGACCATTGGAAATTGGAGGGCGAGCTGCAACTCCCGGCCACGCCCAGCGGCGATTATTTTACCCAGCAGGCTCGCCAGCGCCATGATGTTCCCGAATTTCCCAATATCAGCGGCGCCCTGGGTTTGGCCCAAGCTGCGCTACATTCGGGCAGCCGCGTGGTGCTGACCGGCTTGGGCGGCGATGACTGGCTGTGCGCCTACTATACCCATTGTGCCGATCTGCTGCTGCGCGGCCATCTGCGCGAATTATGGCGCCAGCTCCGGGTCGAGGCTGACTCGGCTTCGTGGTGGCGGCGCGTGGATGCCCTGGTACGGCGCGGGTTGTGGCCGTTGACCCCACGGGCGCTGCGTGGCCCACTCGATCGGCTCCGGCTGCCCGGTACTTGGCCGCCCTTCTTGCGGCGTGACTTCGGAGCTCGCATCGATCTGGCCTCGCGCATGGCGATGCCCTCCGGTGCTCGCCGCCGCCAATGGCCGGCGGACTGGGAGCTACATCAATGGTTCGGCCACGGCAACATGATTCGAGCCAACGAGGCCGACGACCTGCACCATGCCGCACTGGGTCTGGAGGCACGCCATCCTTTCCACGATCGCCGCCTGATCGAGTTCGCCCTCGCGCTGCCCGAAGAGCAGCGCTGGCGCGGCGTCCAGACCAAGTTCATCTTGCGCCAGGCGATGGGCTCGAGGCTGCCGACCGCGGTTGGCGAGCGGCTGGACAAGGGCGATTACAGTGCCACCATCGCACAGGCGTTGGAGGCCTGCGGCGGCGCGGCCTGCTTCCAGAAGATGCAAAGCGCCAGCCGCGGCTGGGTAGACGAAGCTGGCGCGCGGGCGCTCTATCAAGCGATGCGAGCGCAATGGTCGCGGGGGGATCTCGGCTATGCGTCCAAAGCCAGCCGTTTATGGAGCTTGTGGGCGATCGAACTGTGGCTGCGCGAGGGCCGCGGCGGATCCACGCTTGAAGCCAAGGGCATTCCAAGCTAACAATGTGGTGCTTCAACTCGCCATAATGGAGATAAAGCGTGGCCGGTAAATCGCGAGCATCAACTCCTCGGCCCGTGTCCCCGACGGGGGAAAAAAGGGCCTATGTGCCGCCTCGACTTGTCGAGTATGGCAGCGCGGCCAAGCTGAGCGCTTCCAAGCCCGGCAGCATCAAAGATGGC is a window from the Candidatus Binataceae bacterium genome containing:
- a CDS encoding O-antigen ligase family protein — translated: MAIVHRIDNGDGVHTMSSVPKRRISSLVPSDKSWNGPRPGLAIHPWAGRIDRALLGGVIGLAALVPLVLGATHAAIYCWAEACCFILSTLWMIKLSADPGRSDARSKALRYLLAPMSAVLVLVAFTCLPLPPWLLALLSPHTYRLYRTTLPGWPSAPPYPQLVGSAAAAERIWRPLALAPQFAGAALLKLLGYSMLLLIVAYYPCGAGGDEAVASRHFVSRCVLALCAIGCAYAIVGIIEELTWNGRILWMLVPRDWTGPNLALRRARGPFVDPDHFGTFLVMLLPLLLAGLSAPRLLVSERLAGRIRPLFALGALVMVLALVLTLSRSSWVAAIFASVVFFQLFLDRFSPSWRWAIAASALAAAASLSLLLMSSGGAWGVASQRMAPYSFGAAMEERLQVWRASLALWRAYPLFGVGLGGWREIFLHFQYPPRPLLAAHEAHNDYLEWLCDGGLIGLGLGCWWLWRLCRLLRPAQPVRSFAPLFAALVAGGIAAALQEWVDFGLQIPANAIILAIELGLALRIARASWRRPVIHRPNSQRWVPGLVAAVMVGMTVLSLTANPPPNLESTRGPRQPAAARSLMMANPALARAHLALLELPQVRWTAA
- a CDS encoding polysaccharide biosynthesis tyrosine autokinase, producing the protein MMGYIELPQREFDLRATLRPVLRHLIMIAAITVGVVTLSGLRVSMTPRVYTASSTVLIKPRAPDTMAFRGDLADSDAAEELYDNFYKTQYSVLRSRSLAASVIQSENLQAVFAHAQGRAQPSWWMRIHAMLYQRVKQILGMHPATKLASPPAPLSTVSASPGVPSAMIDAYLGGLTISPVADTSLVQISYTYSDPVVAAEIANAHAQAYIREGIELQNQTNVAAQRFLQQRLVDLKEKLERSEQALNDFRRQNGIVPGLMSVDGKNAIVLDRLAELSHDLTQAQVHLLALQASADLIHRHSYDSLPQVVKDPAIMQLQEQITHLQTEYAGMAQQFKPDFPPLAELAAKLAQARRTLSQQIGVVISGLEAEYQQAQDNVNKLQAELDNERSMALKLNDAAAQYSILQREVETNRQLYDAVLQRIKDLGVSEGSQASNVSIVDQAEVPRTPSAPKVRQTILLSVVLGLSGGVALAFLLDYLDNTLKDGEEVERYLRLPSLVTVPNFSQVSSRGGYSSRYLEPPEEPEQVSGELVLSTGNFSRATEAYRVLRTRILLSRAGQPPRSLLFTSATPAEGKTVTAINAGIIFSQLGVRVLIIDADLRHPRAHEVLRMSNEAGLTEVLTGQVGVLDVLRAVPAARKAAPPSRSMSEPVTQSENAVETDSWLADIRRRLAQERAQAALHGNNGHPETGTPEPVDFLYLLSSGSLPPNPSELLGSPKMLETLNFLEQHFDYIVVDSPPIMPVSDSIVLSTIMDGVIVVVDQQRTPKQVVKTACSRLEYARAHVLGTVLNKVNLQQIHAYSYYDHYYHSDYSNDY
- a CDS encoding polysaccharide biosynthesis/export family protein codes for the protein MRVGLHKHPVATALLIGLLSGCASVAPPTPAPATAQPTDATTAAGPSTTLDVSVPKGADQDLTRLFALWKERTSNLSSEFPIGPGDILQVSVPTVDELKDRSFRVEGDNTIALPLIGVVQVGGLTESQVRQELMKKLQRYMYNPQVDVFVKEYRSRQAAVEGAVRYPGLITVAGPTDTILDMLSRAGGRTAEAADQIILIPSALNRLSLAALSDVSKVTGKRNLPLPFLAGDDPIMIPVGSVNLGGSENYLNLPVRPGDVILVPGGGEVSVTGWVVSPGHIKVVSGMTVMGAIGASGGPMFAANEANVHLYRSLKDGRRLVIPVNLYKVRAGQEKDPAVLANDVISVPYSNVKIGPYVVYNVVSRLGYGVAIPTP
- a CDS encoding carboxypeptidase-like regulatory domain-containing protein is translated as MARTGILLAAAILLVQTTGALAADVVGSVTTVNGQPVVHAQVVVLNASGKVVATGITQADGTYSVTNLPPGDYTVKLAGVTGSGPAAAGGSEVEAQLQGAGQTINWVVGANGTALATQQAGLVNQPEVEAGLAGEPLPYGAGLTQVGNTAGSAANSVAQTVNPNPSVNSGALPAIAGSVAPAPPAPPKPSSPSS
- a CDS encoding nucleotidyltransferase family protein yields the protein MSAKQLAEEYSASASPVARLMLDAVRVVATSSDFERIARQAQEQKLWEPLIALCASHRVLPLLQQGLRSISSGLVPASIRARLANAARLLRLRNLVMTQSLLQTVAVLEAAGVAALPFKGPVLAQAAYGDIGLREFDDLDLLVRPTQHIRALSALRAAGYRSALGLPQKQFSRFLLHYEEAFVSPRNEAVIDLHWHLNPPYFDYVPSADDLLARARPLPIGERQVPAMAPADCVLMLCVHSARHGWPRLDWLSDLARMIGAHPLDWEDLTARAQHLGCGRMLLVGLALSARLLNAAVPQSPLNLAAADAAVSLNVRRIERMLLSGAPPRGGLRADFLTPLRLLDHHRARFCLARLFAPTMLDWAALPLPPALFALYYLIHPLRIAWRAIGLNSTPN
- a CDS encoding asparagine synthase-related protein, with protein sequence MSGIAAFYRRTGEAVEPPVIDRMLDALAHRGPDARGAWCRDAVGMGQVALHATPEALCERQPLHSAEGEVSLVFDGRLDNREELRASLAAVAIMPRDDSDAELVLGAYRRWGPECAAQLLGDFALALWDGARRQWFCARDILGVKPLCYFADHQLFLCASEIPALFAAGLPVPEPNEGLVGEYLSDCVSSRAETLYQNIFRLPPAHYLIVGARSLHLQRYFELDPGRRLRYRSDREYADHFRVVLETAIRCRLRSHRPIAVYLSGGLDSSSIVGLMADMQHDGRGTGTGFRTFSMVNPGQAGDESCYIRAVLDHWKLEGELQLPATPSGDYFTQQARQRHDVPEFPNISGALGLAQAALHSGSRVVLTGLGGDDWLCAYYTHCADLLLRGHLRELWRQLRVEADSASWWRRVDALVRRGLWPLTPRALRGPLDRLRLPGTWPPFLRRDFGARIDLASRMAMPSGARRRQWPADWELHQWFGHGNMIRANEADDLHHAALGLEARHPFHDRRLIEFALALPEEQRWRGVQTKFILRQAMGSRLPTAVGERLDKGDYSATIAQALEACGGAACFQKMQSASRGWVDEAGARALYQAMRAQWSRGDLGYASKASRLWSLWAIELWLREGRGGSTLEAKGIPS